Proteins encoded within one genomic window of Christensenellaceae bacterium:
- the rnc gene encoding ribonuclease III translates to MKKVSIGYEFKDPGLLKQAFTHASYANEYNELSNERLEYLGDSVLNMLISDYLFNNHKIATAGELTQNRSRINKNEVLSKVGEKFFENIRLGRSFDGKGDIEDIKAKADLVEAIIGAIWQDSRDLGDCLKFLKTHFDFEKLIAQDNDFKTRLQQITQKDGGELPKYDTPEKPQEDGKYYSKVFIGGQLCGVGSGNSKKHSQMSAAEQALNKITKD, encoded by the coding sequence ATGAAAAAAGTAAGTATTGGTTATGAATTTAAAGACCCCGGGCTTTTGAAACAGGCATTTACGCATGCTTCTTATGCCAATGAATATAATGAGCTCAGCAACGAACGTCTTGAATATCTTGGTGACAGTGTGCTTAATATGCTTATCAGTGATTATTTATTTAATAACCATAAGATTGCAACAGCAGGGGAGCTTACGCAAAATCGCTCAAGGATTAACAAAAACGAAGTTCTGTCAAAGGTTGGAGAAAAGTTTTTTGAAAACATTCGGCTTGGCAGGAGCTTTGACGGTAAGGGTGACATTGAGGACATAAAAGCAAAGGCTGATTTGGTTGAAGCTATTATAGGTGCTATTTGGCAGGACAGCAGGGATTTGGGTGACTGCCTGAAATTTTTAAAAACTCACTTTGACTTTGAAAAGCTTATAGCTCAAGACAATGACTTCAAAACCCGTCTTCAGCAGATTACACAGAAGGATGGCGGCGAGCTTCCAAAGTATGATACGCCTGAAAAACCGCAGGAAGATGGTAAATATTATTCTAAGGTATTTATTGGCGGACAGCTATGCGGTGTTGGCAGCGGTAACAGCAAGAAACATTCCCAGATGAGTGCAGCCGAGCAGGCACTTAACAAAATAACAAAGGACTGA
- the plsX gene encoding phosphate acyltransferase PlsX encodes MKIVLDGFGGDNAPLEAVKGAVTAVTNNPELEIIITGDETQLKQVLKDINYTGDKISIVHTTQVIGNNEPPVEAIKAKTDSSLVRAFDILKQDDVVGLVSAGSTGAILTGGFLKIGRIAGISRPSLAPLFPTIKGEWVMPIDVGANMDCKPINLVHFAMMGSIYMKNIFGIENPRVGLLNVGTEEHKGNELVKQAHEELKKLKDINYAGSMEARDFLSGNYDVVVADGFAGNVLIKSTEGTMAFSLNLIKKQIKSTALGKMGGLLLKPTFKQLKKKLDYTNYPGSPLLGVKKLVVKTHGSSLDRTFLASIEQIVKMHKAGLIDKLSALQYSGE; translated from the coding sequence ATGAAAATAGTACTTGATGGTTTTGGCGGAGATAACGCTCCGCTGGAGGCAGTTAAAGGGGCAGTGACGGCAGTCACAAACAACCCCGAACTTGAAATTATAATTACAGGAGACGAAACTCAGCTCAAACAAGTTTTGAAGGATATAAACTATACCGGTGACAAAATATCGATTGTGCATACCACTCAGGTGATAGGAAACAATGAGCCACCTGTTGAAGCAATTAAAGCAAAAACCGACTCTTCATTGGTGCGGGCGTTTGACATTCTCAAGCAGGATGATGTTGTAGGTTTGGTGTCGGCCGGCAGCACGGGAGCCATACTTACCGGAGGATTTTTGAAGATAGGAAGAATTGCCGGAATATCACGTCCAAGTTTGGCGCCGCTTTTTCCTACAATCAAAGGCGAGTGGGTTATGCCGATTGATGTTGGCGCAAATATGGATTGCAAGCCCATAAATCTGGTGCACTTTGCCATGATGGGCAGCATATATATGAAAAATATTTTTGGCATTGAAAACCCCAGAGTGGGCCTTCTTAATGTCGGAACGGAAGAACACAAGGGAAACGAGCTTGTCAAGCAGGCTCATGAAGAGCTTAAAAAACTAAAAGACATTAACTATGCAGGCAGCATGGAAGCCAGAGACTTTTTGAGCGGAAACTATGACGTTGTTGTAGCTGATGGTTTTGCCGGCAATGTGCTTATTAAATCTACTGAAGGAACAATGGCGTTCAGTCTTAATTTGATAAAAAAGCAGATTAAATCCACAGCTCTTGGCAAAATGGGCGGACTTCTTTTGAAGCCTACATTTAAGCAGCTAAAAAAGAAGCTGGATTATACCAACTATCCCGGCTCACCATTGCTTGGGGTTAAGAAGCTGGTAGTAAAAACCCACGGCTCAAGCCTTGACCGAACCTTTTTGGCTTCAATTGAGCAGATTGTCAAGATGCACAAAGCCGGTTTGATAGATAAACTTTCTGCGCTTCAATATTCGGGGGAATGA
- the rpmF gene encoding 50S ribosomal protein L32: MAVPKKKTSKARTRRRNSANSKAAQVTLVVCPHCKEQILPHVVCSKCGYYNGKEVVKQKEEAKK, translated from the coding sequence ATGGCAGTTCCTAAGAAGAAGACTTCCAAGGCAAGAACCAGAAGACGTAATTCGGCAAACTCCAAGGCCGCTCAGGTTACTTTGGTGGTTTGTCCGCATTGTAAAGAGCAGATTTTACCGCATGTTGTTTGCTCAAAATGCGGATATTATAACGGCAAAGAAGTGGTAAAGCAAAAAGAAGAAGCAAAGAAGTAA
- a CDS encoding nucleotidyltransferase family protein translates to MKQTKICAIICEYNPLHNGHALQLNKARELSGCDHVLCIMSGNFTQRGDAAVLSKHKRAYIALHAEADAVVHLPTAFSCCSAEVFALAACVIANSFKNVTHLCFGSECGDIWPLLDAAEFFRDEPKAYSQKLKAFLLEGQSYNSARLKALESTENTNIMQTVSSPNNILGVEYIKALKILKSAITPITVRRQTETVSENKVTTFASSTTIRNELYKSNNPKSTAAAMPKPIFKLFKQEIEKQGILNIKLFDQLKLNSLRLIKPEQLQQVFDVNEGLENRLITLSRTSPDFMSFMKSTLTKRYSERKINRIAIGSMTGINKDIIKELYRTLKLPYIKLLAAKKSVLPYLECSVPFITRSSETKDLSCAISEIEERADALYTQLNNLKTVNVPYLMQQPVII, encoded by the coding sequence ATGAAACAGACAAAAATTTGTGCCATTATATGTGAATATAACCCTCTTCACAACGGGCACGCCCTACAACTTAATAAGGCAAGGGAGCTCAGCGGCTGCGACCATGTTTTGTGTATAATGAGCGGAAATTTTACGCAGCGGGGTGACGCTGCGGTGTTATCCAAGCACAAACGCGCCTATATCGCCCTGCACGCCGAAGCTGACGCCGTAGTGCATTTACCTACCGCTTTTTCATGTTGCAGCGCAGAAGTTTTTGCTTTGGCTGCATGTGTTATAGCAAACAGCTTTAAAAATGTAACTCACCTATGCTTTGGCAGCGAATGCGGCGACATCTGGCCGCTTCTTGACGCAGCCGAATTTTTCCGTGATGAGCCAAAAGCCTATTCACAAAAATTGAAGGCATTTCTGCTTGAAGGTCAAAGCTATAACTCTGCTAGGCTAAAAGCTCTTGAGTCCACCGAAAACACCAATATTATGCAAACGGTATCAAGTCCAAATAATATTCTTGGAGTAGAATATATCAAAGCCCTCAAAATATTGAAGTCAGCCATTACGCCAATAACAGTCAGACGTCAAACAGAAACCGTCAGCGAAAACAAGGTGACCACCTTTGCTTCCTCCACAACCATACGAAATGAGCTATATAAATCAAACAACCCCAAAAGCACTGCCGCAGCCATGCCCAAACCGATATTCAAACTGTTTAAGCAGGAAATTGAAAAACAAGGTATTCTCAACATTAAGCTATTTGACCAGCTCAAGCTAAATAGCTTACGCCTAATCAAACCCGAACAGCTCCAGCAAGTTTTTGATGTAAATGAAGGCTTAGAAAACAGACTTATAACTCTTAGCAGAACCAGCCCCGACTTCATGTCGTTTATGAAAAGCACTTTGACAAAGCGTTATTCCGAGCGCAAAATAAACCGCATTGCAATCGGCAGCATGACAGGTATAAATAAGGATATAATAAAAGAGTTATACCGAACACTGAAACTCCCTTATATCAAACTGCTTGCTGCTAAAAAAAGCGTACTGCCATACCTTGAGTGCTCTGTGCCGTTCATAACCCGCTCCAGCGAAACCAAAGACCTAAGCTGCGCCATATCCGAAATTGAAGAGCGGGCTGATGCACTTTATACGCAGCTAAATAATCTCAAAACCGTAAATGTACCCTATTTAATGCAGCAGCCGGTTATAATTTAA
- a CDS encoding dCMP deaminase family protein gives MKKVMSKADQDKWNKRYMELAEFISNWSTCIRDKRQVGAVIVKNNRLMTLGYNGAPSNIQNCRERGYCIRERDNIASGTCMEHCYSICAEQNAIIQAAKLGLSVEGAVMYSTLSPCPNCARAIITSGIEKVYYKHDYTNDFSRSLFKEAGVELIQIKT, from the coding sequence ATGAAAAAAGTCATGTCTAAAGCCGATCAGGACAAGTGGAACAAGCGTTATATGGAGCTTGCAGAATTTATAAGTAATTGGAGCACCTGCATCAGAGACAAGCGTCAGGTGGGGGCTGTTATTGTCAAAAATAACCGCCTTATGACATTGGGATATAACGGAGCTCCCTCAAATATTCAAAACTGCCGTGAGCGCGGGTATTGCATAAGAGAGCGCGACAATATCGCAAGCGGCACCTGCATGGAACACTGCTACTCCATCTGCGCCGAGCAAAACGCTATAATTCAGGCAGCAAAGCTGGGGCTTAGTGTTGAAGGTGCTGTTATGTATAGCACACTTAGCCCCTGTCCCAACTGCGCACGGGCAATAATTACCAGCGGAATTGAAAAAGTATATTATAAACATGACTATACTAATGACTTCTCACGCTCATTATTCAAAGAAGCCGGTGTAGAGCTTATACAAATAAAAACCTAG
- a CDS encoding patatin-like phospholipase family protein: MKDLKVGLCLGGGAALGIAHVGVLEELVKNNIKIDMITGTSIGSLVGGAFASGVEIDKMLDLVDSFKRHKIVDLNLNPLYPDGVMRGRHVEKYLNDMVGGKTFDDLKIPFRCVACDLKTGREVIFDSGDLAEAVRASISVPLAFSPVKKENMILIDGGVVNNLPVDVLRALGADVVIAVDLCGTYKPFGRLKNVFEVSMSSVHLMLKNQVDIQKDRGDVFISVYQPDVSPAFFRKSEMQKSLEYGRAAAAAVMDDIKKLVTTGKKPKKAEIKETPINISECDALYFAEGLEEE, encoded by the coding sequence ATGAAAGACTTAAAAGTGGGTTTATGTTTGGGAGGCGGAGCGGCTCTTGGCATTGCTCATGTGGGAGTTTTAGAGGAGCTTGTCAAAAACAACATAAAAATAGATATGATTACGGGCACTTCAATCGGTTCGCTTGTGGGCGGGGCCTTTGCTTCGGGTGTTGAGATTGACAAGATGCTTGATTTGGTAGATAGTTTCAAGCGCCATAAAATTGTGGACTTAAATCTCAATCCGCTGTATCCTGACGGAGTTATGCGTGGGAGGCATGTAGAAAAATATCTTAATGATATGGTTGGCGGAAAAACTTTTGACGACCTTAAGATACCGTTTAGATGCGTTGCCTGTGACTTGAAAACCGGAAGGGAGGTTATATTTGACAGCGGAGATTTGGCGGAAGCAGTACGTGCCAGCATATCTGTTCCGCTGGCATTTTCTCCGGTGAAAAAAGAGAATATGATATTGATTGACGGCGGGGTAGTCAACAACCTGCCTGTGGATGTTTTACGCGCGCTTGGAGCTGACGTTGTTATTGCTGTGGACTTATGCGGAACATATAAGCCTTTTGGGCGGCTTAAAAACGTATTTGAGGTTTCAATGAGTTCGGTGCACCTTATGCTTAAAAATCAGGTGGACATTCAAAAGGACCGGGGCGATGTGTTTATATCTGTCTATCAGCCCGATGTGTCGCCGGCATTTTTTAGAAAGAGTGAGATGCAAAAATCGCTTGAGTATGGGAGAGCTGCCGCGGCTGCTGTTATGGATGATATAAAAAAGCTGGTTACCACCGGCAAAAAACCAAAGAAGGCTGAGATTAAGGAAACTCCGATTAACATAAGTGAATGTGACGCGCTATATTTTGCAGAGGGTTTAGAAGAAGAATAA
- a CDS encoding DUF4364 family protein, with product MDFVPDSTVNKLILLFVLDKMEIPLTENSIIDICTSRNGWLNYMDCKELLWQLMDAKFIYKLDNEGGESRYNITYEGRNCLSHFFSRVPQSMREEISEFSKQNRMIFKRSQEYVGDYFKNPDGSHTVVLRIKEPLINQPMFEIRIKTASRAAAINACKKWKEKAPTIYENIYETIIND from the coding sequence ATGGATTTTGTGCCTGATTCTACAGTGAACAAACTGATATTGTTGTTCGTTTTAGATAAAATGGAAATTCCTCTTACGGAAAACTCCATTATTGATATTTGCACCAGCAGAAACGGCTGGCTTAATTATATGGACTGCAAAGAGCTACTCTGGCAGCTTATGGACGCAAAATTTATTTATAAACTTGACAATGAAGGCGGCGAATCAAGATATAACATAACCTACGAAGGCCGTAACTGTCTATCACACTTCTTCAGCCGCGTACCTCAAAGCATGCGCGAAGAAATTTCCGAATTTTCAAAACAAAACCGTATGATATTCAAGCGCAGTCAGGAATACGTAGGTGACTACTTCAAAAACCCCGACGGCTCACACACCGTGGTGCTCCGCATCAAAGAGCCGCTAATCAACCAACCCATGTTTGAGATTCGCATAAAAACCGCCTCAAGAGCTGCAGCAATCAATGCCTGCAAAAAATGGAAAGAAAAAGCTCCGACAATATACGAAAACATCTATGAAACCATTATAAATGATTAA
- a CDS encoding valine--tRNA ligase, producing MNKTYNPKEFEQNLYNEWLKKGYFGAKPDKTKKPFCIIMPPPNVTNKLHIGHAFQETIQDILIRRKRKQGYSALWVPGADHAALSTESMIVKMLKENGQTKEGLGREKFKQITEDWYKKYMGLITNQFKKMGFSCDFDRFTFTMDERNNRAVRKVFVDLYRKGWIYRGQRIINWCVGCKSSISDAEVDFKEIKGHFYHLKYKLKGSDDFVVVATTRPETMLGDTAVAVNPTDKRYKNLVGKSVVLPLVGRVIPIISDSFVDKEFGTGVVKITPAHDPNDFEAGKRHNLEIINILTADGRINENGGKYKGLSREEARAQIVKDLKNEGTLVKIEEHIHSVGHCERCKVPIEPLASDQWFVKMKDLAKPAIDVVKDGEVRFSEEQHKKTYLNWMENLQDWCISRQIWNGHRIPIFRCSKCGEIIVEYADPKACPKCGSVKLTQDEDTLDTWFSSALWPLSTLGFPDETEDLKYFYPTDVMVTGKEIINLWVARMIFDGLQFRGQVPFRNVLINGLGLDENGIKMSKTLGNGVDPIDVIDEFGADTLRFSMFSGMSVGSNFRFSNKRVEITRNFMNKIWNAGQFVLSKLEKAPILDGIADIYDGQDFADKWITVKLNELIGLVDQKFEKFDIGLASVELYDFFRNIFCDYYIEFNKCENKQFNFVLYKTFRQLLSLLHPYVPFITEEIYQNLLKFGDKDPTLAKMGDKDYEKNQSIVTSEWPVADLDKSDKNSLTKDIFKKARDMDEIIEIIKAIRNVRAEKQIPDNKKIKAAILPIKDKEVFEEGAKYITKLALLNELEFVKEPPADCITLVFERVKIFLPLSGFTDKTEQEAKLKKEIEDIIFEIERSEKMLGNQGFVAKAPEVLIKAEKEKLEKNKTHRKVLEETLNSL from the coding sequence ATGAATAAAACATATAACCCAAAGGAATTTGAACAAAATTTATATAACGAATGGCTTAAAAAAGGTTATTTCGGCGCAAAACCGGATAAAACAAAAAAGCCGTTTTGTATAATAATGCCGCCGCCCAACGTTACAAACAAGCTTCATATAGGGCATGCCTTTCAGGAAACTATACAGGATATTTTAATCAGACGTAAACGCAAACAGGGCTACAGCGCATTGTGGGTGCCCGGAGCTGACCACGCGGCACTTTCGACCGAGAGCATGATAGTAAAGATGCTGAAAGAAAATGGTCAGACCAAAGAGGGTTTAGGGCGCGAAAAGTTTAAGCAAATTACTGAAGATTGGTATAAAAAGTATATGGGGCTTATAACAAACCAATTCAAAAAAATGGGCTTTAGCTGCGACTTCGACAGGTTTACTTTCACCATGGATGAGCGTAACAACAGGGCAGTGAGAAAGGTTTTTGTAGACCTTTATAGAAAGGGTTGGATATATCGTGGGCAGCGCATCATCAATTGGTGCGTGGGCTGCAAAAGCTCTATTTCTGACGCTGAGGTGGATTTTAAGGAAATAAAAGGGCACTTTTATCATCTCAAATATAAACTAAAAGGCAGCGACGATTTTGTGGTTGTGGCCACAACCCGCCCTGAAACTATGCTTGGTGACACTGCCGTGGCAGTGAATCCCACTGACAAACGTTATAAAAACTTGGTTGGAAAATCTGTTGTTCTGCCGCTGGTGGGCCGAGTAATTCCTATAATTTCAGACAGCTTTGTTGACAAGGAATTTGGGACAGGTGTGGTAAAAATTACGCCTGCTCATGACCCCAACGACTTTGAAGCGGGCAAGAGGCACAACCTTGAAATTATCAATATTTTGACTGCTGACGGCAGGATAAACGAAAACGGCGGAAAATATAAGGGGCTTAGCCGTGAAGAAGCCAGAGCGCAAATTGTTAAAGACTTAAAAAATGAAGGTACACTTGTTAAAATCGAGGAGCACATTCACAGCGTAGGGCATTGTGAACGATGTAAGGTCCCCATAGAACCGCTGGCTTCAGACCAATGGTTTGTAAAGATGAAGGATCTCGCCAAGCCCGCCATTGATGTTGTAAAAGATGGTGAGGTTAGGTTCAGCGAAGAACAGCATAAAAAGACTTATCTAAATTGGATGGAAAACCTTCAGGATTGGTGTATTTCAAGACAGATTTGGAATGGCCATCGCATACCGATTTTCAGATGCAGCAAATGCGGTGAGATTATAGTTGAATATGCTGACCCCAAAGCCTGCCCTAAATGCGGCAGCGTTAAACTGACTCAGGATGAGGATACGCTTGATACATGGTTCAGTTCAGCCTTGTGGCCGCTCTCAACGTTGGGTTTTCCGGATGAAACAGAGGATTTAAAGTATTTTTATCCGACCGACGTAATGGTTACCGGAAAAGAAATAATCAATTTGTGGGTTGCGCGTATGATTTTTGATGGACTTCAGTTTAGGGGGCAGGTGCCGTTCAGAAATGTTTTAATCAATGGCCTAGGCCTTGACGAGAACGGTATTAAGATGAGCAAGACCCTCGGAAACGGTGTAGACCCAATTGATGTCATAGATGAGTTTGGGGCGGATACGCTCAGATTTTCGATGTTCAGCGGAATGTCGGTGGGCTCAAATTTCAGATTTTCAAACAAGAGGGTAGAGATAACCCGCAACTTTATGAACAAGATATGGAACGCAGGTCAATTTGTTTTAAGCAAGCTGGAAAAGGCTCCAATTCTGGATGGAATTGCAGATATTTATGACGGACAGGATTTTGCCGACAAGTGGATTACGGTAAAGCTAAATGAGCTTATTGGGTTGGTTGACCAAAAATTTGAGAAGTTTGACATAGGCCTTGCTTCGGTTGAGCTTTATGACTTTTTTAGAAATATCTTTTGCGATTATTATATTGAGTTTAACAAGTGCGAAAACAAGCAGTTTAATTTTGTGCTGTATAAAACCTTTAGGCAGCTTCTTTCGCTGCTTCACCCATACGTGCCGTTTATAACCGAAGAGATTTATCAAAATCTGCTGAAGTTTGGTGATAAAGACCCGACACTTGCAAAGATGGGTGACAAAGACTATGAAAAAAATCAGAGTATCGTGACAAGTGAGTGGCCGGTTGCAGATTTAGATAAGTCTGATAAAAATTCGCTGACCAAGGATATCTTTAAAAAAGCAAGAGACATGGATGAGATTATTGAGATAATCAAGGCCATAAGAAATGTTAGGGCCGAAAAGCAGATACCCGACAACAAAAAAATAAAGGCGGCAATTTTGCCTATTAAAGACAAGGAAGTGTTTGAAGAAGGGGCAAAGTATATCACAAAGCTGGCACTTTTAAATGAGCTTGAATTTGTAAAAGAGCCGCCTGCTGACTGCATAACTCTTGTTTTTGAAAGAGTGAAGATATTTTTGCCGCTGAGCGGTTTCACTGACAAAACCGAGCAGGAAGCTAAGCTTAAAAAAGAAATTGAAGATATAATTTTTGAAATTGAACGAAGTGAAAAAATGCTCGGCAATCAAGGCTTTGTGGCCAAAGCTCCTGAAGTTCTGATAAAAGCCGAAAAAGAAAAGCTTGAAAAAAATAAAACGCATAGAAAAGTGTTGGAAGAAACGCTGAATAGTCTTTGA